The DNA sequence ACTCTTGAAGTAGCACCTACGGTTGCAGGAGCCAATGTATTCGAGAACAAATACGGACGCGACCGCTGACGAAGCATTTCTATAATTTCCTTCCGGCCTGAAGTACAGCCACCATTTCCGCCGCCCAGAGCTTTTCCGAAAGTGGTAGTTATGATGTCAATTTTCCCGAGTAATCCAAAATGTTCGGCAGTACCTCGTCCGGTTTTGCCAATATAACCCGAAGCATGCGAATCATCAACCATAATCAGGGCATCATATTTTTCGCACAAAGCAACAATCTCGGGTAGTTTTGCTAAATCACCATCCATAGAGAAAACACCATCGGTAACTACCAAACGATATTTGAGCGATTGTGATTCTTTCAGGCAATTTTCGAGTTCAGCCATATCGGCATGCTTGTATCGAGCTCGCTGAGCTTTGCACAAACGCACACCATCAATGATTGACGCATGGTTCAACTCATCGGAAATAATAATGCTGTCATCACCCAAAAGCGGTTCAAAAACGCCACCATTGGCATCAAATGCTGCGCAATATAAAATAGTGTCTTCTGTACCCAAGAATTCAGATACTTTTTTCTCCAGTTCTTTGTGAATCTGCTGTGTGCCACAAATAAAACGAACCGATGAAAGGCCGAATCCCCATTTGTCCATGGTTTGCTGAGCCGCCTTAATTACTTCCGGATGATTGGCCAGCCCAAGATAGTTGTTGGCACAAAAATTCAAAACTACTTTATCGCTCCCAACCGAAATCTCGGAACTTTGCGACGATGTGATTATTCTTTCGGTTTTATATAAACCTTGCTCTTTCAGTTCACGTAGCGTATTTGCTAGGTCTTCTTGAATTTTTCCGTACATGATCTTATTTTTTAATACATAACAAAGTAATGGATTCAATATCGTAAAAAGGGTGATAAAACGCAGTCCGTTTTTTTATGCAAAGATATGTTGTAACCCTACCTCGTTGTTCAACCGATTCATTTAAAAAATGAATTTTAGTCCTTTTCACTGAATCAAAAAAATAATACAGTATTTCTGCATGTATCAGCTTTTTTTTTCATTATTTGGCAACAGTTTTCCTGAAATTAAAGAACCATCAAATGAAAACACTGGTCTTAACCGGAATCCGGAAAATTGAAATGATTGACAAGCCTGTACCTGTGCTGAAAAATGCAACTGATGTTTTGATAAGAGTTAAAACAGTAGGAGTTTGTGGATCAGACATTCATTATTTCGCTGCCGGCAAAATTGGAACTCAGGTCGTTCAATTTCCATTTGCCGTGGGGCACGAATGTTCGGGCATTGTAGTAGAAACCGGCAGTTCAGTTACTCGCGTAAAACCGGGAGATCTGGTTGCTATCGATCCAAGTGTTCATTGTGGTGTCTGCGATCAATGTTTGACCGGACGGCCGCATACCTGTCGCAAGAATATGTTCTTGGGCTGTCCCGGTCAATTGGACGGATGCCTGTGTGAATATATCGTTATGCCCGAATTCTGCTGCTTTGAAGTAAACGAATCGCTTAATCCGATTCAGGCAGCACTCGTTGAGCCTTTAACCATTGGAACGTACAGCGTTGAACTGGCAAACACCAATTTTCAGGACAAAACCATTGGCATTTTTGGCGCTGGACCAATTGGGCTAAGTGTATTAATGGTATTAAAGTCGAAAGCCGACAATACTATTTTCTGCTTTGAACCGTTGGATTACCGTCGGAAGAAAGCTTCTGAACTTGGGGCAAACTATGCATTTAACCCAATCGAAACAGATGCACTTGAAACAACCAGTGAAATTGAACCACTTTTGCTCGATCTGGTTTTTGATTGCAGCGGCGAACAGAAAGCCATTGACGATGCAACCAAGGTTTTAAAACCAGGAGGAAAACTAGTTTTAACCGGCATTCCTCCTGAAGGAAAATATACTTTCGACATGGATATGATGCGCCGAAAAGAAATTACGATTGTAAATGTCCGACGTCAGAATCATTGCGTTGAGAAATCGATCGGCCTGATTAAAAACGGAATACCTGTTGAGCAAATGGTTACTCATCATTTTAAGCCGGAAGCGACGCAACAAGCATTTGAAATGGTTGCCAACTATCAGGATGGAGTGATTAAAGCAATGATCGATTTTTTCTGACAAATCTCATTTGATAAAAAATCAGAATAAAACTCAAAAATATTGCATGGAAGGTAGATTTTCATTTATATTCGCCCCTGAAGATTTATTAAATTTTTTCATATAATTGCACTAAAATATTTATCAATGAATCCAAGTAAACCCAGAGTAATTAAGGATTACGACAAGCTCGATCCGGATATTCAGGAAAAAATCAAACTCGAATATCCAAGCGGATACAGTGAAAACTTAATCTATTTTACCAACAAAGATGGCAAGCGGGTAAGTGCATTGCCCTTCGAAACAGATGACAAATATTATCTGGTTCGGATGACAGTTTATGAAGCTGAGAAAATTATCGAAGAAGATGACGACTACGACAGCACCGGCTCTCTGAAGGATAGCGCGAAGGAAGAATATGAAACCAAGTATGGCGACGATGATATTCTTGCTGCAAGTGACGATGTTGACGAAATTGATGATGTTGCCGATGACGACTTCGATGATGACGACGATGACGATGACGGCGGCGATGATGACGAGGATTAATCCCGTACTACATTAAAAAATCTTCAAAATTTGTCTTTTGCCGGATAATTAGCATCCGACGCTGATTGGCTTAAAAATACTGTATGTCAGGATGTTGAAAAAGCAAATTGCTTTTCACTCCTGAATACATTTAGCCATGATCTTAAAATTAAATTCCAAATCTTTTCTGATTAAAAGTCCAGTCTGAGCTGATCGGCCAGATTGGCAAATGTTATCCGGTGATAGGGAGTTATACCTATTTCCCTGACTAACTTCCTATGGTGTAAGGTTGGATAACCTTTGTTCTTCGACCAATCATATTCTGGATATTCCTGGTGAATGGCTTCCATATAATCGTCACGGTAAGTTTTTGCGAGTATCGAAGCCGCTGCAATAGGCAAATATTTCCCATCGCCCTTAATAATGCAGGTGTGCGAAATTTCGGGATAAGCTTTGAACCGATTCCCATCAATAAGCAAATGTTCCGGTTGTATTTTGAGTTGAGCAACTGCACGGTGCATGGCTAAAAACGAAGCATTTAAAATGTTAATCCGGTCGATTTCGTGATTATCGACAATACCCACAGCAAAAGCCAGGGCCTGCTGCTCAATAATCGGGCGTAATGCGTTTCGCTGCTTCTCTGTCAGTTTTTTGGAATCGTTCAGCAAATCATTCTCGAAATCTTCAGGAAGAATAACTGCCACCGCAAACACCGGACCAGCCAAACACCCACGACCAGCCTCATCGCAACCTGCTTCAATCCGGCCTTCCTGTAAAAATAGTTGTAGCTTATCTTTTTTCATTAACGAGTGGTACTTGTATAAATAAGTAATGTGAACTTAAATCGCCAAATATCAGAACCCTACTTTCAAGTATCAGAAGCTTACTTGTTACATTTATA is a window from the Aquipluma nitroreducens genome containing:
- the kbl gene encoding glycine C-acetyltransferase, translating into MYGKIQEDLANTLRELKEQGLYKTERIITSSQSSEISVGSDKVVLNFCANNYLGLANHPEVIKAAQQTMDKWGFGLSSVRFICGTQQIHKELEKKVSEFLGTEDTILYCAAFDANGGVFEPLLGDDSIIISDELNHASIIDGVRLCKAQRARYKHADMAELENCLKESQSLKYRLVVTDGVFSMDGDLAKLPEIVALCEKYDALIMVDDSHASGYIGKTGRGTAEHFGLLGKIDIITTTFGKALGGGNGGCTSGRKEIIEMLRQRSRPYLFSNTLAPATVGATSRVLDLLTESAELPARTMENASYFRSKMETAGFDLVKGTTAIVPVMIYDAPLAVKFADELLKEGIYVIGFVFPVVPKGRARIRVQLSAAHTKEQIDMAVTAFIKVGKSLGII
- a CDS encoding ribonuclease HII, which codes for MKKDKLQLFLQEGRIEAGCDEAGRGCLAGPVFAVAVILPEDFENDLLNDSKKLTEKQRNALRPIIEQQALAFAVGIVDNHEIDRINILNASFLAMHRAVAQLKIQPEHLLIDGNRFKAYPEISHTCIIKGDGKYLPIAAASILAKTYRDDYMEAIHQEYPEYDWSKNKGYPTLHHRKLVREIGITPYHRITFANLADQLRLDF
- a CDS encoding zinc-dependent alcohol dehydrogenase, encoding MKTLVLTGIRKIEMIDKPVPVLKNATDVLIRVKTVGVCGSDIHYFAAGKIGTQVVQFPFAVGHECSGIVVETGSSVTRVKPGDLVAIDPSVHCGVCDQCLTGRPHTCRKNMFLGCPGQLDGCLCEYIVMPEFCCFEVNESLNPIQAALVEPLTIGTYSVELANTNFQDKTIGIFGAGPIGLSVLMVLKSKADNTIFCFEPLDYRRKKASELGANYAFNPIETDALETTSEIEPLLLDLVFDCSGEQKAIDDATKVLKPGGKLVLTGIPPEGKYTFDMDMMRRKEITIVNVRRQNHCVEKSIGLIKNGIPVEQMVTHHFKPEATQQAFEMVANYQDGVIKAMIDFF